Genomic DNA from Verrucomicrobiota bacterium:
GGATCCAATGGCAGTACCTTCCTCGGAAATGAGACCAATCTCCAGTCGCTCCAGGTTCTTGTTCAACCAATCATGATTGAGCGTGAGTGGACTCACTAAATAAGGTTCTCCAGCAAAGGCGATTAATGCGATCCGGTCTGATTCACGTTTATCCACAAACTCCTTAATAACCTTTTTAACCACCTCGAGGCGATTATAGTACTTCCCGAGGATTTTAAAATCCTCCGCGCGCATGGATCCGGAGATATCGACTGCCAGGACAATATCAATTCCGCTGGCTTCCAATTCAGTTTCTCCATGACCCAACCGTGGTCTCGCTAGTGCCACGATGAGTAAAGTTAATGCCAAGGCCCGTAAGAATCCCAACCATCGTCCGGAAGTGGATTTTGAAGTCGATGCAAGATTGCCTGCCAACTGAGTGTTAGAAAATCGAATACTTCCGCGTCGGCGCAATCCACCCCTCAGAAACGGCAGTATGATTGCTGCCAGGATCAGGTATAAAAAATAAGGATATTGGAATTCAAGCATCAGCTGGGCGTGATAGCGTCTGGGTTTTCCAGGTCTGGTTGTCCGCTTGGTTTACCAGTGGTTTCAATAAAGACCTCCGCCGTATGGTAGAGTTTCTCCATGTCGTCCTTGCCGAGACCATAGTTGGCAAATTTTGCCAGATCGCACAGTTCGGAAAAATCTTTTAGTTCAATGCGTTGTTCGGGTGAAAAAATATCCGTCTGGGAGGAATTGCTAAAAAATTCCTCGGTGGTCTGTTCACTGGCAGGTAATTTAAAATGGGCTTCCAGGAATCCACGCGTGATAGCGGATACCTCAGTGCAGAATCTTTCGGTCGTCTCGGGTTGCAGCCAGTTTCGCGCTTTGCGAAGGTGATTGAGTGCAATTTCGTAAGGGGGTGGCGGAGCTAGTTCAGGCGGTTGAGTCATCCGTTTGAAAACGACTACCGCGATCCAAAAAAGTATACCGACTACCAAAACTCCGATCCCGATAAAAAGTAATATCATTGGATCAAGGAGAAAAATGGGGTCCTTGATATCCATGATATCTGCCTGTGAAACTTTGGTTTCTTCTTGAGCTATCGCCTGGCAGCTTGCCGTGAGAATGGCTACTAAACTGAAAATCTTTTTCCGCATCAACGTCTCTTCTCCCGGTTTAAAAAGAACTCTCTGATTTTGGTGATGTAAGGTTGTCCGTTTTCTACGTAAATACTGTCGATCCCGAGGCGCTTCAAACTGCTTTTGAAATCCTCCAACTGTTGGGTGTTCCTTGCTTCGTATTCGGATCTGACCCGTTTGTTCCGGGTATTAATTTCCACCAATTGCCCGGTTTCCGCGTCTTCGAGGGTGAGTATCCCGACATTGGGTAGCTTGTACTCCCTTGGATCGGACAAACGGATGACGATGAGATCGTGACGACGGCCTGTAAGGCTTAGTGCCTTGTACATGCCGGTGTATTGATTGCGGATGCGAGCCTGGCGAAACGTATCTCTTACGAGGAAATCAGAAATCACGAATGTGACAGCCTTTCGTTTCACGATTCGATTCAAGTAATCGAGGGCTACCTTGATGTCCGTTCCTGAAGAGATGGGTTCAAAGAAAAGAAGTTCGCGAATAATGCGCAAAACATGTTGGCGACCTTTTTGAGGCGGAATAAATGCTTCGACCTGGTCAGTAAACAGGAGCAGCCCAACTTTGTCGTTGTTGCGGATAGCCGAGAAAGCCATCACGCTTGCCATTTCCGCCATCATCTCGCGCTTGCTTTCTACTTGCGATCCAAAGTCACCGGAAGCGCTGACATCTACTACGAGCATAAGCGTAAGTTCCCGTTCTTCGCGAAAGCGCTTCACATAGGCATCACCCATTTTCGCTGTTACATTCCAATCAATCGATCTGATGTCGTCGCCCGGATTGTATTCGCGCACATCTTCAAA
This window encodes:
- a CDS encoding VWA domain-containing protein, whose protein sequence is MLEFQYPYFLYLILAAIILPFLRGGLRRRGSIRFSNTQLAGNLASTSKSTSGRWLGFLRALALTLLIVALARPRLGHGETELEASGIDIVLAVDISGSMRAEDFKILGKYYNRLEVVKKVIKEFVDKRESDRIALIAFAGEPYLVSPLTLNHDWLNKNLERLEIGLISEEGTAIGSALIMSANRLRDLQAKSKVVILLTDGVNNSGSIQPVTAAEAAAALKVKVYTIAAGTKGKARVPVQDYLGRTRYQNIETDVDEPTLKEIAKITKGTFFRATDTEELEAIYAQIDELEKTEIKLKNFTFYDELFIWPLLLGLFFLLLEYLLASTSLKTLP
- a CDS encoding DUF58 domain-containing protein — protein: MKDPREILKKVRQIEIRTRKMVTDAMAGHYNSVFKGQGMDFEDVREYNPGDDIRSIDWNVTAKMGDAYVKRFREERELTLMLVVDVSASGDFGSQVESKREMMAEMASVMAFSAIRNNDKVGLLLFTDQVEAFIPPQKGRQHVLRIIRELLFFEPISSGTDIKVALDYLNRIVKRKAVTFVISDFLVRDTFRQARIRNQYTGMYKALSLTGRRHDLIVIRLSDPREYKLPNVGILTLEDAETGQLVEINTRNKRVRSEYEARNTQQLEDFKSSLKRLGIDSIYVENGQPYITKIREFFLNREKRR